The genomic region CGTCCTCGCCGCCGCACATCAGCGCGTAGCCCTCGGTGAGCCCCCACACGCCACCGCTCACGCCGCAGTCGACGAACCCGATGCCCTTCGGCGCGAGATCGGCAGCGTGCCGCTGATCGTCGGTGTAGCGCGAGTTCCCGCCGTCGACGATCACGTCGCCGGGCTCCAGCAAGCGTTCCAGCGCCTCGATCGTGTCATGCGTGGGCGCGCCGGCCGGGACCATCGCCCACACCACCCGCGGCGGCTCGAGCCGGGCAACCAGGGCCTCCAGGCTGTCCACCGTGCGCCCGCTGTCCGGGGACCGGTCGTAGCCCACGACCTGATGTCCGCCGCGGCGCAGCCGCTCGGCCATGTTGCCGCCCATCTTGCCCAGTCCGATCAGGCCCAGCGTTGCCATGGCTCTCCTTGACGTCGACGTGCTGTCGTCCCCGGCCGCTGGCCCTACCCGCGTCTCAGCCCGACAGGCGCACCGGCATCAGCAGGTAGCGGTACTCCGCCGGGGTGCCGGACGTGGCGTCGGCCTCGCGCTTGCCGGTGAGCACCGCCGGGCGGGTCGGGCCGGTGAAGGACAGCGTCGTGGTGTCGCTGTCCACTGCACCGAGCCCGTCCAGCAGGTACTGAGGATTGAAGGCGATCGAGAAGGGCTCGCCGTCAGGGGTGCCCGCTCCGGTGCTCTCCCAGGAGCACTCGAGCTGCTCGGAGGCCTGCGCATCGTCGGCGCCACCGGCCTCGAGCACGACACCGTCGGCCGAGAAGCCCAACCGCACCGGGGCGTTCCGGGCGGCGACCAGGGCGACGCGCTTGACGGCCTCGGCGAACGGCGCCGTCGCCACCTCGGCCACCGCGGTGCTCTCGCTCGGCAACAGCGAACGGTACTTGGGGAACTCTCCCTCCAGCAGCCGTGACGTCGTACGGCGCCCCGCTCCCTCGAAGCCGATCATCCCCTCGGCGCCGGACCCTCCCGAGGGGGAGAGTGCGAGGGTGACCTCAGGCCCGGCGGTGAGGGCGCGCGCCGTCTCCGACAGCGTGCGCGCCGGCACCAGCGCGGTGCGTGAGACGTCGGTGTCCACCGGCCGCCAGGGCAGCGTCCGGACGGCCAGCCGGTACCGGTCGGTGGCCGCCAGGGTCAGCGTGTCCTGCTCGATCTCGAAGCGCACCCCGGTCAGGACCGGAAGCGTGTCGTCCCGCCCAGCGGCCAGCGCGACCTGCGCCACTGCCGCCGCGAAGACGTCCGAGCCAAGCGTGCCCGCAGTCCCGGGCATCGCCGGCAACGTCGGGTAGTCCTCGACGGGCAGGGTCGGCAGAGTGAACCGGGCGGGCCCGCAGGTCAGCACCACCCGGCTGCCCTGGACCTCGAGGTCCACCGGCTGCGCGGGCAGCGAACGGACGATGTCGGCCAACAGCCGCCCCGGCACCAGCACCCGACCGGGCTCGTCCGCGGAGGCCTCCAGCCGCACCCGGGAGCTGACCTCGTAGTCGAAGCCCGAGATCTCCAGGGCGCCGTCAGGGCCCGCGGTGACCTCGAGCAGCAGGCCGAGCAGGACCTGCATCGGCGGCCGGGCCGGCAGTGAGCGGGCGGTCCAGACCACCGCGTCGGCGAGAGCATCACGCTCAACTCTCAGCTCCATGTGCGTATGGCCTTCCTGTGCGGGGTCGGTGCGGGAGGAGCCTGCCAGACGTCGGTCCTCCACAGCAGCGCGCGTCCCGAGAACCAGGAGGGAGGTTCGGAGAGGGAGGGACACGTCGTGGTGGCAGGAGCCGACGACCCTGTGGACAAAGCGGGTTCCCGCAGGTCAGCGGGTGTCACCGAGTGTGGGCCGTCTGTGGACCGGCCCCCCAGGTGGCGGTGGACGGCCGTGGACGGTCGAGCAGGGGTGCAGCGTCCTCCACGGTACGAAGGGCAGTTGTCCCCAGTTGTCCACAATGTTGTCCCCATGCTGTGCAGGGAGCCGGCGGCCTCCCGCCGGCCACGGAGCCAGGCGCCGGTCATGGCTGGCGCGACCGGGTCTTGATCCGGTTCGTCAGCTCGGCGACCTGGTTGTAGGTCGCACGGCGCTCCGGCATCTGCGCACGAATCTTGCGGTCGGCGTGAATCACCGTGGTGTGGTCCCGGCCGCCGAACATCTGCCCGATCTTGGGCAGTGAGAGATCAGTCAACTCCCGGCAGAGGTACATCGCGATCTGCCGAGCCGTCACCAGCACGCGGGAGCGGGAGGAGCCGCACAGGTCCTCCATCGTCAGCCCGAAGTACTCGGCCGTCGCGGCCATGATCGTAGCGCCGGTGATCTCGGGCCCGCCGTCGGCCGGGATGAGGTCCTTGAGCACCACCTCGGCCAGGGACAGGTCGACGGTCTGCCGGTTCAGCGAGGCGAACGCGGTGACGCGGATCAACGCTCCTTCGAGCTCGCGGATGTTGCGGGAGATCTTCGAGGCGATGAACTCCAGCACGTCCGGCGGTGCGGCCAGCCGGTCCTGGGCAGCCTTCTTGCGCAGGATCGCGATGCGCGTCTCGAGATCGGGCGGCTGGATGTCGGTGATCAGCCCCCACTCGAACCGGGTGCGCAGCCGGTCCTCCAGCGTCGACAGCTGCTTGGGCGGTCGGTCGGAGCTGATGACGATCTGCTTGTTGGCGTTGTGGAGGGTGTTGAAGGTGTGGAAGAACTCCTCCTGCGTCCCCTCCTTGTGCTCCAGGAACTGGATGTCGTCGACCAGCAGGATGTCCACGTCCCGGTAACGCCGGCGGAACGTCTCGGCCCGGCTGTCGCGGATCGAGTTGATGAAGTCGTTGGTGAACTCTTCCGAGCTCACGTAGCGCACCCGCGCACCGGCGAACAGGTGTTGGGCGTAGTGGCCGATCGCGTGCAGCAGGTGCGTCTTGCCGAGCCCGCTCTCGCCGTAGACGAACAGCGGGTTGTAGGCCTTGGCCGGCGCCTCGGCCACCGCGACGGCCGCAGCGTGCGCGAAGCGGT from Mycobacteriales bacterium harbors:
- the dnaN gene encoding DNA polymerase III subunit beta, which produces MELRVERDALADAVVWTARSLPARPPMQVLLGLLLEVTAGPDGALEISGFDYEVSSRVRLEASADEPGRVLVPGRLLADIVRSLPAQPVDLEVQGSRVVLTCGPARFTLPTLPVEDYPTLPAMPGTAGTLGSDVFAAAVAQVALAAGRDDTLPVLTGVRFEIEQDTLTLAATDRYRLAVRTLPWRPVDTDVSRTALVPARTLSETARALTAGPEVTLALSPSGGSGAEGMIGFEGAGRRTTSRLLEGEFPKYRSLLPSESTAVAEVATAPFAEAVKRVALVAARNAPVRLGFSADGVVLEAGGADDAQASEQLECSWESTGAGTPDGEPFSIAFNPQYLLDGLGAVDSDTTTLSFTGPTRPAVLTGKREADATSGTPAEYRYLLMPVRLSG
- the dnaA gene encoding chromosomal replication initiator protein DnaA; the protein is MTPTDPPEKTAAPVELEAIWTRAIAILADGALSPQHRAWLGLTRPLGLVEDTALLAAPNEFAKDVLDTRLRPLIAQALSAAYGRDIRVAVTVQPPPAVAPVPERPPVDGSVAPVPYDRAHEDPRPFPADPRDQPPYTAQDAPYDTAYGTERHGEVPQARDNVRPFPGRLPGADVGRPPEPARLNPKYAFDTFVIGASNRFAHAAAVAVAEAPAKAYNPLFVYGESGLGKTHLLHAIGHYAQHLFAGARVRYVSSEEFTNDFINSIRDSRAETFRRRYRDVDILLVDDIQFLEHKEGTQEEFFHTFNTLHNANKQIVISSDRPPKQLSTLEDRLRTRFEWGLITDIQPPDLETRIAILRKKAAQDRLAAPPDVLEFIASKISRNIRELEGALIRVTAFASLNRQTVDLSLAEVVLKDLIPADGGPEITGATIMAATAEYFGLTMEDLCGSSRSRVLVTARQIAMYLCRELTDLSLPKIGQMFGGRDHTTVIHADRKIRAQMPERRATYNQVAELTNRIKTRSRQP